Proteins from a single region of Thermodesulfobacteriota bacterium:
- a CDS encoding zinc-ribbon domain-containing protein, with the protein MEKIFILIIVMAVAVFISLPFFRGRVEEDSEDPDRPKGDREAELKRLNAEKESLLAAIKEVGFDYEVGKLTKEDYQELETKYKTEAALLLQNIEKLEAEMNDAGLKDGLEEEIRKTRRTKLADDKGLEEEILRARKLRSKGLEHLCSKCGASYQPEDRFCSKCGTKLGEDQTRQAY; encoded by the coding sequence GTGGAAAAGATATTTATCCTGATAATAGTTATGGCAGTAGCGGTTTTTATATCCCTTCCTTTTTTCAGGGGGAGGGTTGAAGAAGACTCCGAAGACCCGGATAGGCCGAAGGGTGATAGGGAAGCCGAATTAAAGAGACTCAACGCGGAGAAGGAGTCTCTTCTCGCTGCGATCAAAGAGGTCGGTTTTGACTATGAAGTGGGAAAGCTTACGAAAGAAGACTACCAGGAACTGGAGACAAAATACAAGACTGAGGCAGCCTTGCTTCTCCAGAATATAGAAAAGCTGGAAGCAGAAATGAATGATGCTGGTTTAAAAGACGGGTTAGAAGAAGAAATTAGAAAGACTCGAAGGACCAAATTGGCTGATGACAAGGGGCTCGAAGAGGAAATTTTGCGTGCTCGCAAGTTGAGGTCTAAGGGCCTTGAGCATCTTTGTTCCAAGTGTGGGGCTTCTTATCAGCCCGAAGACAGATTTTGCTCCAAGTGCGGGACCAAATTAGGTGAGGATCAAACTAGACAGGCGTATTAA